From a single Kryptolebias marmoratus isolate JLee-2015 linkage group LG6, ASM164957v2, whole genome shotgun sequence genomic region:
- the ercc1 gene encoding DNA excision repair protein ERCC-1: MKKRFQINLDDSAFTKERLPPKPQFQPSSSGQQNTTTSTADKQADRPLSYAEYIVQSKSNVAAVPQRDFSSKVSRTEGAGLNSLKQGEPESVSSSTTGGCERDQDYVKETEAQPVEAKRSEETGVAEGNCQKSAPSLNQGPKPVGSGSSIIVSPRQRGNPILKFVRSVPWEFGDVVPDYVLGQTTCALFLSLRYHNLNPNYIHDRLKQLGNSFALRVLLVQVDVKDPHHALKELARICIMADCTLVLAWSPEEAGRYLETYKSYEKKPADLLKEQVEKDYLSKVTDCLTTVKSINKTDAITLLSTFSSVEGIINASKEDLVLCPGLGPQKARRLHDVLHKPFLKSKTADSSS; this comes from the exons atgaagaaaaggTTTCAAATCAATCTGGACGATTCAGCTTTTACTAAAGAAAGATTACcg CCAAAGCCACAGTTTCAGCCTTCATCCAGTGGGCAACAAAACACTACAACTTCGACTGCTGACAAACAGGCGGATCGACCCCTGTCATATGCAGAATACATCGTCCAGAGTAAAAGTAATGTGGCTGCTGTTCCACAGAGAGACTTCTCCTCCAAAGTAAGCAGGACTGAAGGAGCTGGACTCAATAGTCTGAAGCAAGGAGAGCCAGAGTCTGTGTCCTCCAGCACCACAGGAGGGTGTGAAAGGGACCAGGACTAtgttaaagaaactgaagctcAACCTGTGGAGGCGAAAAGGAGTGAGGAGACGGGGGTGGCTGAGGGGAACTGCCAAAAGTCAGCTCCAAGTCTGAACCAGGGTCCTAAACCTGTGGGGTCTGGGAGCAGCATCATTGTTAGTCCTCGACAG AGAGGAAATCCCATTCTGAAGTTTGTGAGGAGTGTGCCGTGGGAGTTTGGAGATGTTGTGCCGGATTATGTTTTGGGTCAGACAACCTGTGCACTCTTCCTCAG TCTGAGGTACCACAACCTCAATCCAAACTATATCCATGATCGTTTAAAGCAGCTTGGAAACTCATTCGCTCTGCGTGTCCTGCTGGTTCAAGTAGATGTG AAAGATCCTCATCATGCGTTAAAGGAGCTGGCTCGCATCTGCATCATGGCTGACTGCACTCTTGTCTTGGCTTGGAG CCCTGAAGAAGCAGGACGTTACCTGGAAACGTATAAGTCTTATGAAAAGAAGCCAGCTGACCTCCTGAAGGAGCAAGTTGAAAAAGACTATCTTTCAAAG gttACGGATTGTCTGACAACTGTGAAGTCTATAAACAAAACTGATGCCATTACCTTGCTGTCCACTTTCTCG TCTGTCGAAGGAATCATCAATGCCTCCAAGGAAGACTTGGTTCTCTGTCCCGGCCTCGGACCACAAAAG GCAAGACGACTTCATGATGTACTCCACAAGCCTTTTCTCAAGTCAAAGacagcagacagcagcagctga